One segment of Anopheles stephensi strain Indian chromosome 3, UCI_ANSTEP_V1.0, whole genome shotgun sequence DNA contains the following:
- the LOC118509496 gene encoding uncharacterized protein LOC118509496 isoform X1: protein MMSWKCQALMLLAVYACAYAIDDTPPKQRQRTAKLIRNYPDYGPITQRVQSLESPMYNFIDPYGPGTYAFGYEIEDPASGNVQFRDEEKLKNGTVRGSYGYMQPDGSVIITSFVADEGGYRAKTEIKRANGQTVASFPAPAPSTGPGSHDRYFPAYDQQASTINPAVAAALQQQHINLNPTYNPILDPGVIDPQYAAAIMGHIRDQQYSPGQGLVQYPYGMPNAPFAPHPHQHRPQHPPHAPLYDAPQNGFSNFIGQLPANLNPYNLYQNLQSSFPQVLPQQNPLDQLANSIQGSFPQQAGSGFGNFLTGAQNSFQQFVPQGFGNWIGQNRVPVPGQQQFLPGGYAFQQQMPHQQILTSNRPTNVLGDMPMSGPGSMGSMMMNGQYVPTTRRRKITGTTKKRNKLKTRDGMDWFDDFLENRKRQVMYSGGTATTPEPVTEMTLKDGVDSE from the exons ATGATGAGTTGGAAATGTCAG GCGCTGATGTTGCTAGCGGTATACGCCTGCGCTTATGCAATTGACGACACACCGCCCAAACAGCGACAGCGGACAGCGAAGCTCATACGCAACTATCCCGATTACGGACCGATCACACAGCGCGTCCAGTCGTTGGAGAGTCCGATGTACAACTTTATTGACCCTTACG GTCCAGGAACGTACGCGTTTGGGTACGAGATCGAGGATCCGGCAAGCGGCAACGTACAGTTCCGCGATGAAGAGAAGCTGAAGAATGGTACTGTGCGTGGTTCGTATGGTTACATGCAACCGGATGGGTCGGTAATAATCACTAGTTTCGTGGCAGATGAGGGTGGCTATAGGGCGAAAACGGAGATCAAGCGCGCTAACGGACAAACGGTAGCATCCTTCCCTGCGCCTGCACCCTCCACCGGTCCCGGGTCGCACGATCGGTACTTTCCGGCGTACGATCAACAGGCGAGCACAATTAATCCAGCCGTTGCAGCTGCactacagcagcaacacatcaACCTGAATCCCACGTACAACCCAATCCTCGATCCAGGCGTTATCGATCCCCAGTATGCAGCGGCAATCATGGGACACATACGCGATCAGCAGTACAGTCCCGGGCAAGGTTTAGTACAGTATCCGTACGGTATGCCGAATGCACCGTTTGCACCACATCCGCATCAGCACCGTCCTCAGCACCCGCCGCATGCACCATTGTACGACGCACCACAGAATGGGTTTTCCAACTTTATCGGTCAACTGCCGGCCAATCTGAATCCGTACAATCTATACCAAAATCTGCAGTCCTCTTTTCCGCAGGTACTACCACAGCAGAACCCACTCGACCAGCTAGCCAATAGCATACAGGGCAGCTTCCCACAGCAAGCGGGTTCTGGGTTTGGAAATTTCTTAACCGGCGCTCAGAACTCTTTCCAACAGTTTGTGCCACAAGGgtttggtaactggatcggGCAGAACCGGGTGCCCGTGCCCGGTCAGCAACAGTTTCTGCCGGGAGGATATGCATTTCAGCAACAGATGCCTCACCAACAGATTCTGACATCAAACAGACCGACGAACGTGTTGGGCGATATGCCGATGAGTGGACCCGGATCGATgggatcgatgatgatgaatggaCAGTATGTGCCGACTACGAGACGCAGGAAGATTACCGGTACGACAAAGAAACGGAACAAGCTAAAGACTCGGGATGGTATGGATTGGTTTGATGATTTCCTGGAGAATCGTAAGCGACAGGTGATGTACAGTGGCGGAACTGCTACAACACCGGAACCGGTTACCGAGATGACACTGAAAGATGGTGTAGACAGCGAGTGA
- the LOC118509496 gene encoding uncharacterized protein LOC118509496 isoform X3 — protein sequence MMSWKCQALMLLAVYACAYAIDDTPPKQRQRTAKLIRNYPDYGPITQRVQSLESPMYNFIDPYGPGTYAFGYEIEDPASGNVQFRDEEKLKNDEGGYRAKTEIKRANGQTVASFPAPAPSTGPGSHDRYFPAYDQQASTINPAVAAALQQQHINLNPTYNPILDPGVIDPQYAAAIMGHIRDQQYSPGQGLVQYPYGMPNAPFAPHPHQHRPQHPPHAPLYDAPQNGFSNFIGQLPANLNPYNLYQNLQSSFPQVLPQQNPLDQLANSIQGSFPQQAGSGFGNFLTGAQNSFQQFVPQGFGNWIGQNRVPVPGQQQFLPGGYAFQQQMPHQQILTSNRPTNVLGDMPMSGPGSMGSMMMNGQYVPTTRRRKITGTTKKRNKLKTRDGMDWFDDFLENRKRQVMYSGGTATTPEPVTEMTLKDGVDSE from the exons ATGATGAGTTGGAAATGTCAG GCGCTGATGTTGCTAGCGGTATACGCCTGCGCTTATGCAATTGACGACACACCGCCCAAACAGCGACAGCGGACAGCGAAGCTCATACGCAACTATCCCGATTACGGACCGATCACACAGCGCGTCCAGTCGTTGGAGAGTCCGATGTACAACTTTATTGACCCTTACG GTCCAGGAACGTACGCGTTTGGGTACGAGATCGAGGATCCGGCAAGCGGCAACGTACAGTTCCGCGATGAAGAGAAGCTGAAGAATG ATGAGGGTGGCTATAGGGCGAAAACGGAGATCAAGCGCGCTAACGGACAAACGGTAGCATCCTTCCCTGCGCCTGCACCCTCCACCGGTCCCGGGTCGCACGATCGGTACTTTCCGGCGTACGATCAACAGGCGAGCACAATTAATCCAGCCGTTGCAGCTGCactacagcagcaacacatcaACCTGAATCCCACGTACAACCCAATCCTCGATCCAGGCGTTATCGATCCCCAGTATGCAGCGGCAATCATGGGACACATACGCGATCAGCAGTACAGTCCCGGGCAAGGTTTAGTACAGTATCCGTACGGTATGCCGAATGCACCGTTTGCACCACATCCGCATCAGCACCGTCCTCAGCACCCGCCGCATGCACCATTGTACGACGCACCACAGAATGGGTTTTCCAACTTTATCGGTCAACTGCCGGCCAATCTGAATCCGTACAATCTATACCAAAATCTGCAGTCCTCTTTTCCGCAGGTACTACCACAGCAGAACCCACTCGACCAGCTAGCCAATAGCATACAGGGCAGCTTCCCACAGCAAGCGGGTTCTGGGTTTGGAAATTTCTTAACCGGCGCTCAGAACTCTTTCCAACAGTTTGTGCCACAAGGgtttggtaactggatcggGCAGAACCGGGTGCCCGTGCCCGGTCAGCAACAGTTTCTGCCGGGAGGATATGCATTTCAGCAACAGATGCCTCACCAACAGATTCTGACATCAAACAGACCGACGAACGTGTTGGGCGATATGCCGATGAGTGGACCCGGATCGATgggatcgatgatgatgaatggaCAGTATGTGCCGACTACGAGACGCAGGAAGATTACCGGTACGACAAAGAAACGGAACAAGCTAAAGACTCGGGATGGTATGGATTGGTTTGATGATTTCCTGGAGAATCGTAAGCGACAGGTGATGTACAGTGGCGGAACTGCTACAACACCGGAACCGGTTACCGAGATGACACTGAAAGATGGTGTAGACAGCGAGTGA
- the LOC118509496 gene encoding uncharacterized protein LOC118509496 isoform X2, whose protein sequence is MMSWKCQALMLLAVYACAYAIDDTPPKQRQRTAKLIRNYPDYGPITQRVQSLESPMYNFIDPYGPGTYAFGYEIEDPASGNVQFRDEEKLKNGTVRDEGGYRAKTEIKRANGQTVASFPAPAPSTGPGSHDRYFPAYDQQASTINPAVAAALQQQHINLNPTYNPILDPGVIDPQYAAAIMGHIRDQQYSPGQGLVQYPYGMPNAPFAPHPHQHRPQHPPHAPLYDAPQNGFSNFIGQLPANLNPYNLYQNLQSSFPQVLPQQNPLDQLANSIQGSFPQQAGSGFGNFLTGAQNSFQQFVPQGFGNWIGQNRVPVPGQQQFLPGGYAFQQQMPHQQILTSNRPTNVLGDMPMSGPGSMGSMMMNGQYVPTTRRRKITGTTKKRNKLKTRDGMDWFDDFLENRKRQVMYSGGTATTPEPVTEMTLKDGVDSE, encoded by the exons ATGATGAGTTGGAAATGTCAG GCGCTGATGTTGCTAGCGGTATACGCCTGCGCTTATGCAATTGACGACACACCGCCCAAACAGCGACAGCGGACAGCGAAGCTCATACGCAACTATCCCGATTACGGACCGATCACACAGCGCGTCCAGTCGTTGGAGAGTCCGATGTACAACTTTATTGACCCTTACG GTCCAGGAACGTACGCGTTTGGGTACGAGATCGAGGATCCGGCAAGCGGCAACGTACAGTTCCGCGATGAAGAGAAGCTGAAGAATGGTACTGTGCGTG ATGAGGGTGGCTATAGGGCGAAAACGGAGATCAAGCGCGCTAACGGACAAACGGTAGCATCCTTCCCTGCGCCTGCACCCTCCACCGGTCCCGGGTCGCACGATCGGTACTTTCCGGCGTACGATCAACAGGCGAGCACAATTAATCCAGCCGTTGCAGCTGCactacagcagcaacacatcaACCTGAATCCCACGTACAACCCAATCCTCGATCCAGGCGTTATCGATCCCCAGTATGCAGCGGCAATCATGGGACACATACGCGATCAGCAGTACAGTCCCGGGCAAGGTTTAGTACAGTATCCGTACGGTATGCCGAATGCACCGTTTGCACCACATCCGCATCAGCACCGTCCTCAGCACCCGCCGCATGCACCATTGTACGACGCACCACAGAATGGGTTTTCCAACTTTATCGGTCAACTGCCGGCCAATCTGAATCCGTACAATCTATACCAAAATCTGCAGTCCTCTTTTCCGCAGGTACTACCACAGCAGAACCCACTCGACCAGCTAGCCAATAGCATACAGGGCAGCTTCCCACAGCAAGCGGGTTCTGGGTTTGGAAATTTCTTAACCGGCGCTCAGAACTCTTTCCAACAGTTTGTGCCACAAGGgtttggtaactggatcggGCAGAACCGGGTGCCCGTGCCCGGTCAGCAACAGTTTCTGCCGGGAGGATATGCATTTCAGCAACAGATGCCTCACCAACAGATTCTGACATCAAACAGACCGACGAACGTGTTGGGCGATATGCCGATGAGTGGACCCGGATCGATgggatcgatgatgatgaatggaCAGTATGTGCCGACTACGAGACGCAGGAAGATTACCGGTACGACAAAGAAACGGAACAAGCTAAAGACTCGGGATGGTATGGATTGGTTTGATGATTTCCTGGAGAATCGTAAGCGACAGGTGATGTACAGTGGCGGAACTGCTACAACACCGGAACCGGTTACCGAGATGACACTGAAAGATGGTGTAGACAGCGAGTGA